DNA sequence from the Thermoanaerobaculia bacterium genome:
TCCTCGAGGATCTCGAGTCCGATCGTCCCGTTGCCGGCGATCACGGCCGGGTCGCTCACCGGATGGACGAAGAGCTCGCGCCGCTCCGGGGAGCCATGCTCGGCGAGCACCCGCCACCACGCGTCGAAGGGCCTCTTCTCGATCGCCGCCCCGAGGCGCTCGATCGCCCGGAGCTTCGCCGCCGGGGCGTGCTCGGGAACGATGACCGAGCAGGGGACGCGCCGCTGGCGCGCCGTCCAGGCGACGCCCTGGGCCATGTTTCCCGCGCTCGCGGTATAGACGCCGCCGGCGAGCTCCTCCGGAGACGCCTTCCCGATGGCGTTGGCCGCGCCGCGGATCTTGAACGAGCCGATCGGCTGCAGGTTCTCGAGCTTGAGATGGATCTCGAGACCCGCCGGCTCCTCGCCGTTCCACCGCACGAGCGGCGTTCGGATCGCCGTGCCCGCGATCCGCTCCCGCGCGGCGCGGATCTCCTCGAGGGAGACGGGGGAGACCGGCGTCACGCCTCGCGCCGCCCGCTCGCGTCGATCTCGACCCCGGCGCCCACTTCCGTGGCTCGCCGCCAGACGTGCTCGGCGGCGGCGACGTCCTCGATTGCGAGGCCGAGCGACTTGAAGAGCGTGATCTCGCCGGCCGAACGGCGCCCCGGGGTCCGCCCCGTGAGCACGTCGCCGATCTCGCCGCGGATGTGGTCGTCGCCGATCGCCCCTTCCGCTTTCGCGAAGAGGAAGTCTCCCGACTCGTTCACCGTCGACTCCCGGCGATCCACGAAGAGCGCGCACCGGGCGACCGCCGCGCCTTCGAGCTCGCGCGCCGTCGCGACGCTCGATCCCACGGCGTTGACGTGAGCGCCCGGCGAGAGCCAATCCGCGCGGAGGAACGGGTCGCGCGAGGAGGTCGTCGTGCAGAGGATTTCGGCGTCCCGCGCCGCCGCCTCGGCGGAATCCGGCGTCTCGATCGCGATGCCGTGGCGCTTCCCCTCGCGGTCCGCGAACGCGCGCGCGGCCTCGACCGACAGGCTCCAGACCCGAACGCGGCGAATGCGGCGCACGGCGAGCATCGCGGCCAGATGCGTCCGCGCCTGCGTGCCCGACCCGAAGATCGCGAGGTCGCCCGCGTCCTCGCGGGCGAGCAGGCGCGTCGCGAGGGCGGAGACGGCGGCCGTGCGGATCGCGGTGATCTCGGTCGCGTCGGCGATCGCGAGGAGCCGGCCGCGTTCTCCCTCGAACAGAAGCACGACCCCCTGGTGGGAATCGAGCTCCGTTGCGTGGTTGCCGGGGAACACCGTGACGACCTTCGCGCCGAACCGTCCCGGAAGGTAGCCGGGCATCAGGCCGAGGCCCCCGCGTCGGTCCGGTGTCCAGACGATCGTGCGGAGCGGCAGCAGCGCCTTTCCGTCGGAGAGCGCGCGAAACGCGTCCGCCATCGCCTCGATCGCCTCGGCCATCGGGAGGAGCCGCCGGACGTCGGCGGCGGAAAGAAACAGACTCATCGAGCTTCGAGCTCGGCGACGGCGGGGGCCGCGGAGCGGCACGATGCCGATTGCTGCAACGAGATGCCGGCGCGCCGCGCGAGGGGGCGGACGTCCGGCGGAAAGTCAGCGGCGTACCGGGTTCGACGAATCGAGTTCATGTCCGCGCCGGCGGTATTATGTCATTACTTTGCCGAGACTTGCCATCTCGTGGCACGAAAAGTGCTGCCTGGACCGGTGGAGGTACGTGTGATGAAAAAAGCCATGGCCGGAATCGGCGTCCTGGTCATCGCCGCGGCGTGGGCGGGGATCTCGCGCGCGAGCGACGACGTCGTCGTCACCGGATACGTCAGCGACAGCATGTGCGGCCTCGACCATTCGGCGATGCAGGACAAGCACGGCGGGGTGGCGCGATTCTCCGACGCGGCGTGCGTGAAGGCGTGCGTCGAGGGGGGCGCGAAATACGTCCTCGCCGACCGCGAGGGGAACCGCACCTACAACCTGAAGGACCAGCACAAGCTCGAGAAGTACGCCGGACAGCGCGTCCAGATCCGCGGGGAGTTGAAGGGCGACATGCTCGACCCGGACAAGGTGACGTTGGCGCCGTAAGAGTGTCGAAAAGTCACAGAGTCGAAAGTCTGAAAGTCGAAGCCCCGCGCAAGCGGGGTTTTCGTTTTTTCGACGCGGTAGACCGCTACGCTACGGTCGACGGTGAACGACGGCGGGCGACGTTCGCGGGCCCGGCATCACGGGGACCGATCGAATCGGCGGTGTCCGCTCGAAAACACCCGCAAAGTAACTCCCTGCGTGGAGCGTTCCGGTTCCCTTCGCGAGCGAGGTCACGAGAGTTCCTTCCGGCAAGGTCGAAGATATGTCCACCCAGGTTTCCCCACGATCCGGGCTGACGAAAACGCCGTTCTCCGTACCCGCGAAAATGGTTCCAGCGTGAACCGGGTCGGCGACGACGGCGGTGACCTTACCCACGAAGGGAGTGGGCGCCCAACTGCGTCCCCCATCCTCGCTTCGCGACACTCCTGAATCGCCGGCGCCGAAAAGCGTTCCGGGCGTGAATGGATCCGCGATCAAGAAGCTCTCTCTGCCGATACCCGGTCCAGCTCCGATTTCAGACCAGGTTTCTCCCTTGTCATCGGACTCGAATTCCCCCGGCCCATAGAGCAGATAAAGAACCGACGGGTTCCGCGGGTCCAAGGCGAAGGAGGCGACGCTCCCGGGAGCGCCCGGATCCACATTCGTGAAGGACACGAACCCGTCCGTCGATTTCGCCAGATGATATCCGCCAGTGTTGTGCGAAAGGGATCGCGTGTACACGACGGAGGGTTCCGAAGGATCGACGGAGATCGACGTCATCGACTCGAATTTTCCGAGGTAAACCAAATTGCTCCATGACGAGCCGCCATCGGTTGTCTTCGACACGGTGCCATACTCGAAATACGAGCTCTCCTCGGCCATCGCGTATACAGTGTCAGGATCGGCGGGGTCGACCGCGAGCGACAAGATCGTGAATCCTTCGAGACCGGCTGGCGACCATGAACCTCCCGCATCCAAGCTCTTCCAGACGCCGTCCCGGGTTCCCGCATAGACCGTCGTTGGCTGCGAGGTGGCAACCGCCAGCGACCAGACGCCGCCAACCGTCTCGGGTGGACCGTTGCTCGTCCACGCCACGGGAGC
Encoded proteins:
- a CDS encoding pyridoxal-phosphate dependent enzyme — protein: MTPVSPVSLEEIRAARERIAGTAIRTPLVRWNGEEPAGLEIHLKLENLQPIGSFKIRGAANAIGKASPEELAGGVYTASAGNMAQGVAWTARQRRVPCSVIVPEHAPAAKLRAIERLGAAIEKRPFDAWWRVLAEHGSPERRELFVHPVSDPAVIAGNGTIGLEILEDLPDVDAVVVPYGGGGLSSGIACALRALRPSARVFAAETETAAPLAPSLAAEMPVAPSYAASFVDGIGSKGLLPEMWPMVRELLAGSIAVPLAAIAAAIRGLVERNRVVAEGAGAASVAAALTGRTGPGKVVCVVSGGNIDPEKLATILTGGIP
- a CDS encoding ornithine cyclodeaminase family protein; amino-acid sequence: MSLFLSAADVRRLLPMAEAIEAMADAFRALSDGKALLPLRTIVWTPDRRGGLGLMPGYLPGRFGAKVVTVFPGNHATELDSHQGVVLLFEGERGRLLAIADATEITAIRTAAVSALATRLLAREDAGDLAIFGSGTQARTHLAAMLAVRRIRRVRVWSLSVEAARAFADREGKRHGIAIETPDSAEAAARDAEILCTTTSSRDPFLRADWLSPGAHVNAVGSSVATARELEGAAVARCALFVDRRESTVNESGDFLFAKAEGAIGDDHIRGEIGDVLTGRTPGRRSAGEITLFKSLGLAIEDVAAAEHVWRRATEVGAGVEIDASGRREA
- a CDS encoding DUF5818 domain-containing protein — protein: MAGIGVLVIAAAWAGISRASDDVVVTGYVSDSMCGLDHSAMQDKHGGVARFSDAACVKACVEGGAKYVLADREGNRTYNLKDQHKLEKYAGQRVQIRGELKGDMLDPDKVTLAP